In one Ananas comosus cultivar F153 linkage group 12, ASM154086v1, whole genome shotgun sequence genomic region, the following are encoded:
- the LOC109718448 gene encoding G-type lectin S-receptor-like serine/threonine-protein kinase SD2-5 — translation MEQVGGELVMSLGLVMKATRHSVMKHSREEIGPTFAAGFICPFPCDNSSFLFAVFILIATPSGRVVSANTTSPRIVWSANRGRPVRRNATLEFTIGGDVVLRDVDGTIVWSTNTSNRSVASLALAPSGNLVIFDSKNLSVWQSFDHPTDSLILGQPLKVGQRLTADAAPANSSKRIFHLSVLPDGLYASIESNPLQVYYKLQYNNKTKPTSGAISAIFLSGGLTIIDGNPPLPSLSTPAQYMRLEMDGHLRIYQWNGTVWKFISDALHLDDCAYPTVCGGYGICSNGQCSCPSGGSGGSSNNNPQFFNLINNREPNLGCTPATPLSCQSTQDHQLLPLVNVTYFDDYADRWSTDEQSCKNACLKNCSCQAAFFRYGFNSSNGSCHLPTEVFSLVSTRPEGVGQNFSAYLKVQVIHQSTSSRGKIVTGAAHGVLILLIVIIGAAIVILRRKKAAREDAEEDVFKGLPGLPRRFSYSQLKSATNGFSTKLGEGGFGPVYEGRFGDAKIAVKCLSDIKQGREEFLAEVKTIGSVHHINLVRLIGFCSDKSRQLLVYEFMSNGSLDKWIFHNKGNTAAAVLDWKTRLKIIVDISKGLSYLHEECSQKIVHLDIKPGNILLDEKFTAKISDFGLAKLIDRDQSHVMTRVRGTRGYIAPEWLTSTITEKADVYSFGVVVMEIVSGRKSIDSSQLEGSTHLINLLQNKIKAERLSDLVDGRSTDMQLCRFDVVEVIKLAIWCLQGEISKRPSMSQVVKVLEGSMDYETSKEYSKFMSSSPALSAWADIFDTSDPPSALQLSESRM, via the exons ATGGAACAAGTTGGGGGAGAACTTGTAATGTCCTTGGGGCTAGTGATGAAGGCAACAAGGCATTCGGTTATGAAGCATTCTCGAGAAGAGATCG GCCCCACCTTTGCCGCTGGCTTTATTTGCCCCTTCCCCTGCGACAACAGCAGCTTCCTCTTCGCCGTCTTCATCCTCATCGCCACCCCTTCCGGCCGCGTCGTCTCCGCCAACACGACCTCCCCGCGCATCGTCTGGTCCGCCAACCGCGGCCGCCCCGTCCGCCGGAACGCCACGCTGGAATTCACCATCGGCGGCGACGTCGTCCTCCGCGACGTTGACGGGACAATCGTCTGGTCGACCAACACGTCGAACCGTTCTGTTGCGTCCCTAGCCCTCGCCCCGTCGGGCAATCTGGTGATCTTCGATTCGAAGAACCTCTCCGTCTGGCAATCCTTCGACCACCCGACGGACTCCCTCATCCTCGGGCAGCCTCTCAAGGTCGGGCAGCGGCTGACGGCCGATGCGGCCCCTGCCAACTCCTCTAAACGCATCTTCCACCTTTCCGTCCTCCCAGACGGCCTCTATGCGTCCATCGAATCCAATCCTCTGCAAGTCTACTACAAATTGCAATACAACAACAAAACGAAACCCACGAGCGGAGCAATCTCCGCAATTTTCCTCTCCGGCGGGCTCACGATCATCGACGGCAATCCCCCACTGCCGTCACTGTCGACACCGGCGCAATACATGAGATTGGAGATGGATGGGCACTTGAGGATCTATCAATGGAATGGAACAGTGTGGAAATTCATAAGTGATGCTCTCCATCTTGACGACTGCGCCTACCCGACGGTGTGCGGCGGTTACGGGATCTGTTCCAACGGGCAATGCAGTTGCCctagcggcggcagcggcggcagcagtAATAACAATCCCCAATTCTTCAATCTGATCAACAATCGGGAACCAAATCTCGGCTGCACCCCCGCGACTCCACTTTCTTGCCAATCTACTCAGGACCATCAGCTGCTCCCCCTCGTGAACGTCACCTACTTCGACGATTATGCTGACCGTTGGTCGACAGACGAGCAGAGCTGCAAGAATGCCTGCTTGAAGAATTGCTCTTGCCAGGCCGCCTTTTTTCGCTACGGTTTCAATTCCTCAAACGGGTCTTGTCATCTCCCGACGGAGGTCTTCTCGCTGGTGAGCACCCGACCGGAAGGCGTCGGCCAGAATTTCTCGGCATACCTTAAGGTACAAGTGATTCACCAGTCCACTTCCTCTAGAGGGAAGATTGTCACGGGTGCGGCTCACGGGGTTCTGATTCTTCTAATCGTCATAATCGGGGCAGCAATCGTGATTCTGCGGAGGAAAAAGGCGGCGCGTGAGGATGCCGAGGAGGATGTGTTCAAAGGGCTGCCAGGCTTGCCAAGGAGGTTCTCTTACAGTCAGCTTAAATCGGCCACAAACGGCTTCTCGACGAAGCTCGGGGAAGGGGGGTTCGGGCCGGTCTACGAGGGCCGGTTCGGAGATGCCAAAATCGCCGTCAAGTGCTTGAGTGATATCAAACAAGGGAGAGAGGAGTTCTTGGCGGAGGTGAAGACGATCGGCAGCGTTCACCACATCAATCTAGTGAGGTTGATCGGCTTCTGCTCCGATAAGTCCCGCCAACTTCTCGTCTACGAGTTCATGAGCAACGGATCGCTTGATAAATGGATATTCCACAATAAGGGCAACACCGCCGCCGCGGTGCTCGATTGGAAAACCAGGCTCAAGATCATCGTCGACATATCGAAAGGCTTGTCGTACCTCCACGAGGAGTGCAGCCAAAAGATTGTTCATTTGGACATCAAGCCCGGAAACATCCTGCTAGACGAGAAATTCACCGCGAAGATTTCCGATTTCGGGCTGGCCAAGCTCATCGACAGAGATCAGAGCCACGTCATGACACGAGTCCGGGGGACTCGCGGGTACATCGCGCCCGAGTGGTTAACTTCTACGATCACCGAAAAGGCCGATGTCTATAGCTTCGGAGTCGTCGTCATGGAAATCGTGAGCGGGCGAAAAAGCATAGACTCTTCGCAACTGGAGGGAAGCACTCACTTGATCAATCTGCTCCAGAACAAGATTAAGGCGGAGCGATTGTCGGATTTGGTCGACGGTCGCAGCACCGACATGCAATTGTGTAGATTCGACGTCGTCGAGGTGATAAAGCTCGCGATTTGGTGCCTGCAGGGGGAGATCAGTAAGAGGCCTTCAATGTCGCAGGTGGTGAAGGTTTTGGAAGGCTCGATGGATTACGAAACCAGCAAAGAGTACTCCAAGTTCATGAGTTCGAGTCCGGCTTTGTCGGCGTGGGCGGATATTTTCGACACTTCGGATCCGCCGTCGGCGCTGCAGCTGTCGGAATCGCGAATGTGA